The genomic interval TGATGAAATGGCAAACCTGGAACTGGGGTTGATGGCGCATGCGGCTAATCCCAACTGTGCCCTGGTGATTCGTACCTTTGATCCCCGCTTTAGTGCCAGCATCGATCGGTTATTGCCCTACGCCAAAGTTCTGTGTGCCTACGACCTGGCAGCGGAGGCATTTGTTGCCTCCGCTTTTGGCGAAAATATCCTCAGCGTGTTGCGGCTGAACGAACAGACGGTTCTGGTTACCGAATACCGGATTCAATCGGGAGATACGCTGAATGGGAAGTTGCTGGCAGAGGTTGCCTATGGCTATGGCGTGGTGCCAACGCTTTATCAGCGGTCAGCCAGGGAGCAAATTCGCCTCATGCCTTCAGACGATATCCGGCTAGAGACGGGCGATCGTTTGGTGGTTCTGGCAACCATGAACGGGTTACAGCAAATTGAACGGGGTGACATTTCCCCCCAACAATGGCACGTTCATGTAAACAGGGCGCTTTCCAAGGATGCGGTGTTTGAGGGGGCAACCGCGATCGCGCGGATCTCTGGCTGTAGCATTAACCTGGCACGAGAAGTGATGAGCCAGCTCCCCGCCCTGCTTCCAACCGCACTTTACCAGCACCAGGCACAGCGCCTCGTCCGTGAACTCGGTAAGTCTCAAGTACTCGCCCACGTTAAACTGACCAATTAGATTGGCAATCGATTGATGTCTTGATTTGCGCCAATCACAACCATGGCTCCCCCTTTGCCCAATCGTTTTTCCGGTGGGGGATTGATCTCAAACTTACCATCCTGGCTAACGGCAAGAACGTTTAAGCCAAAACTGCTGCGCAACCGGAGTTCGGAAATAGTTTTGCCAGCAAAGTGTTCCGGGATGATGACTTCTACAATACTATTGTCTGGGTCCAGTTCAAACCGATCAAGGATGCCGGGTGTGGTCAACGATCGCGCCAGGGCACAGCCTGTTTCGTGTTCTGGAAACACAACATGGTCGGCACCCACCTTTTTCAGAAGCTTCATGTGGATTTCGGAGGAGGCTTTTGCGACCACATGGGGAACTCCACCCTCCTTCACGTTCAGGGTTGTGATAATACTCTCCTGGACATAGTTTCCGATCGCCACAATCACCGTATCCTGCTCAAAAATGCCTGCTTCTCGCAAGGCAGCGGGTTGGGTCGAGTCTAACTGGCGTGCGTGGGATGCAATTCGGTCGGCAAGAATTTGGGCAACCCTTGCTTCATCCGAGTCAACACAGAGTACGTCATAGCCCTGTTTGTGTAATGTGGCTGCAACCGCTCGCCCAAAACGGCCCAAGCCGATGACGGCAAATTGCTTATCTTTAACGTTCGATCGCAAACTGTGGAAAAAATTAAGGGAAGAAAGACTGACCAATTTCTAATTCGGCACGATCGTCCCGCCTGCGCCAAGACTTAGTACCGCCTCCTCTCCAAAACGCCGGGTAATAAAGCAGTAGGATGCAAAATCCCTGTTGTTTAACTTAACAGAATAGCAACCTGACTTAACGCATCGATCCCATAATGGTTTTCCAGGATAATTCTTTACACAAAATTGACAGTGCCCGGCGATCGGTTTCAGCGAAGGGCTGGCTCTCGACCAGTTCGGTTAAGACCTGTTGCGTCAATTGCGCTGCAAATGTGCCCCCACATTTGAGCAAATGGCTGTAATAACAGAATTGAGGTCGTTGCTCCTGGTTGAGGTGAAAGCGATACGTCTCATCCTGAGTCATCTTATAAACGGGCGTATTGACTGGGACGACAACCTTCGGAATCCCGTGGATACCATAAGCGTCACCATTTTGCCCGTTTAACGTGCCAATCAAAACAGTCCACAATAGGGTTCGAGTTTCGCTGATTAAATCAGGCGTAAAGATTGGATCAGGTTCGCTGGAGAGCCGGGGCCCCATATTCAAAAACATGGGATTGAACAATTGGGAGTTATAAATCAGTCCAACTGCCCAATGACGATCTTTGCTGTCTAATTTGACGAAGGAACCAAACCCATAATCATCCGGTTTGGGCGAATCATCCCGACTGTTTTCATCGTCTAGCTCAACGATGTAATCACAATGGGAATTAGATTTAACGACTTTCCCCAAGCGCATGGCTGTTCAGGTGGCAGGTAACAGGTGGTAAGCGGGCGATAGGTGATAGGTGTTTTTATAGAAACGTGTGAAACAGCATGGTTAGATAGTACATGCAATCACTTGATTGAGAAAAAACCGATTAGATAAAAAATTGATGATTGATCTTTGATTCCATCCTTTCCCCGGACCCGATCCCAGATCATCCATACTCACATTCCGTTTCACCTCCCATGATGCACAGTTTCATTCCCCCCCATCGCTTCTTTCCCTACCTGACCTGGACAGATATTCAAGCAATGGCAGATCGGGAGAACGTGGTCATTGTTCAACCCGTTGGGGCGATCGAACAGCATGGTCCCCATTTGCCCCTGGCTGTGGACGCGGCGATCGGCTTAGCGGTACTCGGTAAAGCGATGGAAAAACTGCCTGCCAACGTTCCTGCCTATGCCCTGCCTTCGCTGTACTACGGGAAATCGAATGAACATTGGCACTTTCCTGGAACGATTACCCTGAGTGCCCAAACGTTGATGGCAACCCTGATAGAGACTGGCGAAAGCATTTATCGGGCTGGTTTTCGTAAGCTGGTGTTGATGAACTCCCACGGTGGGCAGCCCCAGGTGATAGAAATCGTCGCGCGGGATTTGCATCAGATCTATGACGATTTTGCGGTTTTCCCCCTATTTACCTGGAATGTGCCCAATCTCGCCGGTGAACTGTTGACTCCGAAAGAACGATCGCTGGGTATCCATGCGGGTGACGCGGAAACCAGTTTATTGCTCTCGATTCTTCCAGACCAGGTAAGGATGGAGCGAGCAGCCACTGAATATCCTCAGGGCATTCCCGCCAACAGTTTGCTGAGTATGGAAGGGAAGCTATCCTTTGCCTGGACAACCAGAGATTTAAGCCAGAGTGGGGTATTGGGTGATCCAACCGCTGCCACACGGGAGAAGGGCGATCGCATTTTGGAATCCCTCTCTGATGGGTGGGTGCAGACCATTAAAGAAATTTACGATTTTCAGCTACCGCAGACGTGGAAGGGGGGATAGGAGTAGGGGGGGTAGGTGTCAGGTGGGAGGGAGGCAGAAGGCAGAAGGCAGAGGGAGCAGAAAGACGCAGGGACGCGGAGAATTCAATTCAAAATTTATAATTCAAAATTCTCAATTAAAACTGCGCTCCCACAATCCGGTTATTCCTACGCAGAAAAGATTTAACGGCTTCGACACGGGTTGCCAGACCACTTCCGTCTCGCAGTAAGCCCTTATTGACTCCAATCATTTCTCCCTGGGCATTGAGCAACGGTCCACCCGAATTGCCTGGCTCCAGCAACCCAGGGCTGGTTTGAATGCTACCGTGGGAGGTGATGCGGGTAAAGGTTCCAGTTGTGAACGTGCCCGCCTGCCCTGCCGGGCTACCGATCGCGTATACCCGCTGTCCTGGCTGCATATTGACCCCATTTGCCATCCTTACGGTGGGCAGCCGCTCCTTTGTCTCCAGTTGAACCAGGGCTAAATCAAACTGCAAATCGAGGGCAGTTACCCAGCCCGAATAGATTTTGCCATTGGCAGTTTTGACCTCTAGCTGCGGTGAACTCCAAACCACATGCTTGTTGGTCAAAATCAAACCGTTGGGGCTAAGAATAATTCCAGAACCAATCTCTCTGCCGCTGTAAATGGTCACAACCCCAGGATTGGTTCTCTGAAATACCTCGTTGGCAATTTGCTGTTCACTCTTCTGGGGAATCGCTTTTTGGCTAATGAACTGCGATTGCTCCCCAGTCTCAGCCCCAGGCTGGTCTTGACCCACCAATTGCGTCAAAACTTTGGTAGATGCCTTCAACGCTGGAGCAGTTAAAACCAACCCAAGACAAGCGATGCATAAGAACCAATATCGAAGTTTCATAATCAGAAAAATGATGTAAATTGGCTGGAGCGTTAGCGTCGTCTGTGCAATGGCGCGATCGCCCT from Kovacikia minuta CCNUW1 carries:
- a CDS encoding creatininase family protein, yielding MMHSFIPPHRFFPYLTWTDIQAMADRENVVIVQPVGAIEQHGPHLPLAVDAAIGLAVLGKAMEKLPANVPAYALPSLYYGKSNEHWHFPGTITLSAQTLMATLIETGESIYRAGFRKLVLMNSHGGQPQVIEIVARDLHQIYDDFAVFPLFTWNVPNLAGELLTPKERSLGIHAGDAETSLLLSILPDQVRMERAATEYPQGIPANSLLSMEGKLSFAWTTRDLSQSGVLGDPTAATREKGDRILESLSDGWVQTIKEIYDFQLPQTWKGG
- a CDS encoding potassium channel family protein, encoding MRSNVKDKQFAVIGLGRFGRAVAATLHKQGYDVLCVDSDEARVAQILADRIASHARQLDSTQPAALREAGIFEQDTVIVAIGNYVQESIITTLNVKEGGVPHVVAKASSEIHMKLLKKVGADHVVFPEHETGCALARSLTTPGILDRFELDPDNSIVEVIIPEHFAGKTISELRLRSSFGLNVLAVSQDGKFEINPPPEKRLGKGGAMVVIGANQDINRLPI
- a CDS encoding NAD-binding protein, translated to MLIGLGRVGRRVATFLQHIKQPLVGVSTSPIEPGILPNLPLVVGDLISSLGKVNLATAKSVVVATDDEMANLELGLMAHAANPNCALVIRTFDPRFSASIDRLLPYAKVLCAYDLAAEAFVASAFGENILSVLRLNEQTVLVTEYRIQSGDTLNGKLLAEVAYGYGVVPTLYQRSAREQIRLMPSDDIRLETGDRLVVLATMNGLQQIERGDISPQQWHVHVNRALSKDAVFEGATAIARISGCSINLAREVMSQLPALLPTALYQHQAQRLVRELGKSQVLAHVKLTN
- a CDS encoding S1C family serine protease, with the translated sequence MKLRYWFLCIACLGLVLTAPALKASTKVLTQLVGQDQPGAETGEQSQFISQKAIPQKSEQQIANEVFQRTNPGVVTIYSGREIGSGIILSPNGLILTNKHVVWSSPQLEVKTANGKIYSGWVTALDLQFDLALVQLETKERLPTVRMANGVNMQPGQRVYAIGSPAGQAGTFTTGTFTRITSHGSIQTSPGLLEPGNSGGPLLNAQGEMIGVNKGLLRDGSGLATRVEAVKSFLRRNNRIVGAQF